GAAAGTTAACTTCTTTTTACTTCGAGAAATCATTTTGAAATTATATCGTCAAACTAACTTCTGGGTTTTTTCCTCTGATGACTTGCTTTTGTTTTGCATTCAAAAAAAGATCGAGAcccttttattttatcttattttctcgTAGTTAAATGTCTGgaataagaaaaataagaaaatgaataaaCCAACAAGCAAGAAAAAGGTTTTtttcctctttctcttttttattcCTCACGTCCAGGATTACGTCCTAGATCATTAGATAGGAATCCGAAGATAAAAAGAGAAACAAAGAATATCACTACTATGCCAACAAAGAGTTTGAGAGTAACCATTGCACAATCTCCAAGATCATTTTTGTAAAAAAAGGGGAATTTACTATTCTTTTTTAAACCACATATCCTCAAACACGCTACTCGAAGTCGAAAAGTTACATCTATTAAGCAACGAAGGTATAGAAACATGCTCTTAAAACTATGGGTGCAGAaataacaaaatattcatgaagaATGCTATGCAACTTAATATGATCTCAGGTTTTAACATTAACTCCATTCAAATTTCCCATCTCCAATTTGCATATGATACACTAGTATTCTTAGATGTAACTGAAGAGGAAGCTCACAACTTGGTGATCATCCTTCAAGTTTTTGAAGCTATTACAGGCTTGAAGGTGAACTTCACTAAAAGCTCAGTTATTACCATTGGTGCAGATCATTCAGTTGCTGCCATTGCTGAGATTCTAAAATGTAAAATTGAAGTGCTACCTCTAAAATATTTGGGAATGGCAATGGGTGCTGCTTCAAGAAGTTATAACATTTGGGATTCAGTGATAGagaaatttcaaaagaaattagCTCCATGGAAGAGGAAATTCTTCACTAAAGCAGGCAGAATTCTTTTGATGCATACCTCATTATCCAGCCTACCAATATATTATATGTCCATTTTCCAAATGTCAGTTTCCATTGAGAAGAAATTAGACCagataatgagatattttctttggGGTTCATCAGCTGACAAGAAAAGAATTAATTGGGTGGCATGGGATAGAGCCTGCAAACCAAAGAAATTGGGTGGCTTGGGAATCAGGAATCTCGGACTCACCAACAAGGCTTTATTGGCAAAATGGTCATGAaggttttcaaaagaaaaaaagaaattatgGAGAAGAGTAATTCAGGAGAAGATGCAGACTCATCCACAAACAATTTGGGTGAAAGATTACAACAAACCTCAAGGAAGAGGAATGTGGAACAATATTCAAAAGCAAAAAACAAGTGGTGCAACAAATTTCAACTCTCTACATGAACAAAAGGAATGCAGTTAGTTTTTGGTGTGATGCATGGTCTGGAACTCAACCTTTAAAGTCCATATTTCCATCAATATTGAAGCTAGCCACTCAGAAAaatgcttcagtttctgagatgATACACACATCAACATGGAACTTGAAGCTTAGAAGAAAGCTATTGCAGACAGAAATTTCAGAAATGCTTGAGCTTTTTGCAGTGCTTGGAACCCCTCCAGATCTGGATGAACAACTGAAGATGAACTGCAATGCATAACTCCATGTGGTTTCAGCACGAAAACATGCTACAAATGGCTGGTAGAACAACTACCTGACACAACAAATTGAGTTCCTTATTCTTGTATCCGGATTAAGCCGGTACCTCCCAAAGTTCAGTTTTTCATGTGGACAGCTGCATAGAATTCTATTGCAACAACAGGCAACCTTATCAGAAGAGGATGCTCAATTCAGAATGTAATGTGTCCACTTTTACATCAAGTTCCTAAAATATTGGATCATCTATTGATGCATTGCACATTCTCTCACAACATTTGGGGAAGAAACAAAGGGATAAAATTATGGCCACTTATCATTTTTGTTGTATGTTGGGCCATATGGAACTAGAGGAGTAGGATGGTAATAATGACCAGAAAGAAACCTCAAGATGAAGGTGAAATCATTATAGAGATCAAAAATTTACTTAATGTACAGGGGAGAAAAGATAAAATTTCCAGAGCTACCTTCTTTGGAGAACTTGTCGCTCATTGGAAGGTAGTTATAGATTGTAGATAGCATGTAATTACTCACATGGGGGTttgttttttcatgtttttttacattttttcaatatattataAACCTTTTACAACTATGAATCAATATCAAAAGTGTAGAGCTAGGAATGAATGATCAATTTTGTGGGGTTTTGGTGTATGTAACCTATATAGTATGGGGTTGACAGTAGTTTTCACTTTTGGCAATACTTTTCTACCGTACATCACCCCATCCAACGGCAACTAATTTCGCTGAGGTGGCACTTGGTTTAAAAGAATTTATACGGAAGCAATTTTATACGggaaaccaaaagttttctctcCGTCAAAGAGGCAGAGTCGCAGAGAGGATCTAGGGCTGcaactattttcttcttcttgtttgtgTTGAAGGGATTTTAATAGGTAAGATGGATAATTTGGGGATCGATTTATGGCATGAGATAATTATGTTTCAATGTATTAAGTTTGTTTCAATGATTCCAGGAGGACTCTTATTAAGGTTGATGTTGTAGCTTTTGGAAATCTTATCAAGTGTTTGCTTGCTTATTACATCGAACTTGACAACATCACACGCACGAGATatggaaaaggaaaataaatgtGGAGGAGTTTCTGAGGTTCTTGAGGAGCAGGTAATTGTAGGCTTAGGTGATGTTAATTTGACTCCTAAGGCATAAGAAAAGGAGCAGGAGGCATCTAAAGCATTGCAGCACAATCAAGTGAAAACCGATTTCATGGCAGAGGGAAAGGAGCAGGAGGCATCTAAAGATATCAATGACGGAGATGATGCGACGTCCTCCTCCCAACACACTGCTGGTGCAGTTTTTAATCTGTGGCCCAAACATTTTCGTCTTATCAAGTCGCCACCTATGCCGCTTACAGATGCTGAAGTGGCGCAACAGATGCAAGCAGGTTTAAGGGACTTTCGCAAGGGGGAAAGTGCAAGGAGAAAATATCTCAAGGAAAGGGAGGAGGCTGCACGAGAGCTGATTGTTTCTCGCTTCAAATCTATGGGTGTTTGTAGTCAAGAGGACCATTCTTGAAAGGTCtttgttttattttcaaaactcgtgaattcagCTTTCTTTCTTGCTTGCTTTAAATTAACTTGGATCATGAATTATGAGTAGATTATTTGATAGCATGTCCACCATTACGCTTACTCGCTACTTTGATCTCATGATTATGTTATTAGACTCTGAGAAATTGTAATCTTTCCATGTCAGCGATGTTAATTTAGTCCATCCAGGTGGAGTTTTCAGTGCTGATACAGGACGTATTTGGCGCCTGGTCATTGCTTCCAAGATTTGACTAAATCTTGAATATTTATTAATTAGCATTTTTAATTGTTAGAATATTTATCTGTTTAAGAAGATTCTAGATTCAGGGTTTTATGTTCGTTGGCTATATATAGCCTTTGCACTGTAGCTTTCTGTTTAGCTGCGGCTCGCCTTTTATCGTTGAATGAAAACTATTAAGTTGTTGGTTTATACCATTGATTATTTGTCTcttttaactcttggattagagtctTTGCTCTTGGATTGGAGTTTCTATCATCACCattaaggagtggattctccttctCTTTTATCGCTTCCGCTTGTGCCATATCAGGTGGTATTCAGAGCAGGTTTTCCTGCGTTGTTCGTCTGTGAGGACGCCTAGAAGAATCAGTCGAGAATTCCTGTGATCTCTAggtatttatcaaaaaaaatatcaacaaaaaaaaagtcaGTTGAAGGAAGATTTGGATCTTATTCATCATCACAGCTACGTAGGTACTTCACTGTTTGGTATGATCTCTGACTCTTCGATTAATTATTGATTCAGGGTTTttgaaatcaaggttttcaatttTGGGTTATTTGTTTTACGTGTTGAGAAGGTCCTGTTTGGGAAAACAAGATTTCATAAGCAAATCTATTCGTAGGGTTTCACTTCCTTCTTTTATTACTCGTTATAATCAAGCCAATCTTACTCATCGGCATACCTATCAAACACTTTTTCAACAAGTTAATATATGAACTTACTGACTACAGACTCCTATTAATCTATATTGTTTTCGAAACAATGGAATACTCGACCGATTAGAGAAACAAATTATTTCCTGGATTTGTTAATGGGAGTATGTGTCGATTTATGATTGATGGTGGTTGCATTGATAATTTGGTGTCAAGAAAAATAGTATATTTCTTGGGTATGGAAATGGATCGGTATCCTCGTCCAGATCAGATCGAATGTGTGAACTGGGGTACAATTTCATGTGTCGATGTTTGCATATTTTCGTTGTCAATTGGTAACAAATATTATGATTCAATTGTATGTAAGGTTGTTGACATGGATCTCGATCTTGTGTTGGGAAAGCCATGGGTGCTCGAAGTTGGTGTTAAGCAGAGATGTTGGGACAGTTCGTATGAGTTTTGTTGGGGAAAGACAAAGGTAATTTTAATACCAGGGTCTAGACCCACGAAAGGAGCTGAGGAAGTGGTGTCCAGGACTTTAGGCCAAACACTTGACAACATGAGTACTTCCATTCAGCTGAGTGAACACGGTAAGGTGTATAAAAACTTTGTGAGTAATATTTATGAAGATCCTTTGGCTATGTTTGGTTCTGCAACTTCCATCAGATGTCATCAAGATTTTGCTTGGAAGGTTTCGTGGGAGTTCTTACATTGCAAGGGTGGGGACAAACAACATGGGTTGCTGAGACGTTACTGCATATAATGAATACTGCGAAATTGAATTTATTTGCGGAATGGCTAGTGATCCCAATGCATAACTCAAGGTAAACTTGTGTTACTAGTGGAAGTTCCAAATTTCTATCTCCAGTTTGTCATTTCCTGTTAAAACTCGAGACGAGTTTCATCGCAGTAGGGGAGCCTGATACAAGACGTATTTGGCGCCTGATCATTGTTTCCAAGATTTGACTAAatcttgaatatttattattagcATTTTTAATTGTTAGAATATTCATCTGTTTAGGAAGATTCTAGGTTCAGGGTTTTATGTTCGTTGGCTATATATAGCCTTTGCACTGTAGCTTTCTGTTTAGCTGCGGCTCGCCTTTTATCgttgaataaaaactattaagTTGTTGGTTTATACCATTGATTATTTGTCTcttttaactcttggattagagtttTGCTCCTGAATTGGAGTTTCTATCATCACCattaaggagtggattctccttctCTTTTATTGCTTCCGCTTGTGCCATATCAAGTGCCTACTTGTCAGAGTGTATGTATGTATCTTGCTTTCAGGGCATTATAATTCCCAATTGACAACCTAAATATGCAAGTGAAAGGAGCCTCAGCGCACCTGCTAATTCTGATGCATTGCACGATCTACACATAGGGGTCAGATATGTCAACATTTCAATTGGGCCAAGGCTTtaaagaaaatcttaaagaaCGATTTTCTGGGAACTACTTCAAAATGTGGGGGACTACTATTACTTTTTGGGTGGATGTTAGAATTAAtattgagtcaccccttatctaagtctttttttaataccaaacttgCCCTTGATAATGATTAGCAagttaattaatgattagtgagattaaattaataagttgatttttttcaaaagaagaattattgagagggagaagatgaagatgaagatgataatgaagatgagggttttggaagaaaaaaagttagatctttttctttaagagccacaacaagagtatgatgttttggATACTCATGGATACTTCAAATATATTTAATGGTGCTTGAATttggccaaaacattcctaaaaatgaacaatttacaaaattgatttcggtttggttAACAAAGCTCGGCTACGACatatgaagaacatgtagccGAACtaatctgcaagtgtagttcggctaatgtttctgaaaacacaggtagccgaactcagctttaatggagtgtTTTCTtttagagaaaagttcggttaggagaagaaAATTGCCACGTAActgaactcaatatataggtttttcagagaaaagttcggttaggagaaaaatattgcggcgtaaccgaactttttacgacgtaaccaaaatttttgcgacgtaaccgaactaaaagttcggctgggaCATTATTTGCGACGTAACTGAACTTTttacgacgtaaccgaactttttgctatataaccgaacttttctctgaaaaagaaagaaaaacctccattaaagttgagttcggctagttcgacaaagtttttcacataattggGAGATACTAAATTTCTGGAGGATAGAAGTTActacaaaaaggaggagaataagACTGAGCGAAATACAATATGCCGTCTAATCTAATTTTCATGGAGACTTTTTCCATACACAGCAGACCGATGGCATATATAATCAGGTTCGCTAGTTCTTCTTAGGGTGTAAATAATACCTGGAAATGCTCGGTCTCCCTGTAACCGAATGAACCCAAAGCCTGTTGCATCCTGTCACGGGCCGCCTGACCTGGTTAGTTTAAATTTTCCATAAAATTTAATAACCTGGCATGGTACCTGCCCGAACAGCCCAACCTGATATCCGTTTAATTTTTTTAAGGGTTTTTGTTCTAATGTTAGAGCAAATTGTTAtgtgttttgattttattttggattaaaattcatattttcatttctattttaCATTTAGAAGATTAGTTATTTAAGTTTATTTTAACTTATAGTTCATTCAATCTCCAAATTATAAATTGAAGTTAAATCGGTTATTACAgaattttgaaaattcaaaaatcCCGAAGCTTGTTTGGCCTGTCGGGCCTGGCCTGCTTATAGAATGAGCTTTGGGCAAGTTTCGGGACTCAAAATAAGTGTTCGTACCTGTACCGCAGCCTGACGAGCATTTTGGGTAGCTAATTATGAGGCATGTCTGGCCTGGCATGCAGTAGGAAACGGGCTGGGCTGCGAGTCCTGGCCCAATTTACACTCCTAGTTTTTCTGTCAAACAACACATGTATGCGGTGTTTTCTCCTATTTTTCTTCCATATGGAAAACTATTCCCGtagatgtatttttttttaacacGGTAGACAATTTTCCGTGTAGTGTCTACTACCAACCACTCCTTCGGATGAAGTAGTATACAAAAGAATTTGAGTTACACGGGGGTTGGTAGTGTCCAAAGTAGAACTAAATTAAAGCAAACTAATAGTCTCTCCTTTATTTTGAAGTGTGAGACTACCTATAGTCCTCACTCTAAGGTAATATTACAGGTTACATTTTAACTCAAAATGCTCCCTTAAAGCAAGTTGAGTGGAGACACATAAAAATGTCTATTTGATGGTCCACGTGGATGACCAAAGTCAGTTTCTCACAGTAGATAAAAGGTTATTCGGGGATGTTTGAATCAATCGGCGATGGTTTTGACGATCATTCCAAGTTAAGTGGATACTAGGTTCAACTTGAGTGGTTCAACGGTTAAACTAAATCAGGTCGTTCATGGGTTGGTCGACAATGGCCACATTTTTAATCGTTATCAAATAGTTGTATCTTCGTTCTACCTATATAAATTTCCTCTCGTCCACTAATTAACACAAACGATTTTCATAAAAATTTAttcaatttctttaatattttacttGTTTTCGGACTTTTCAATcaagattttgtttttctaatggATCCTAATTTGGAAAATGAGGAAACACACACATCTACACTAATCTTCTTCTAACACAGAAAAACGTTTATATAACAGTTGGATCATATGGATGAAGATTCAGACGATGAGAGAACAATGACCAACGCCATAATACAAGTATACACATGAAAAATACCGCGAGCTCCAGAACCAAAAGCAATATTGACAATGAAAACGTGggggtaaaacaaccacacccaatatttctttcggTAATCTGTATGcattaaactccaatataattccgagagcaccaacttaaaagtgagactcaatcaagaaagatatcaaagagatttatctctttctcaatacaatcagtaagtcaactagatagaaatccgtgagactgattgatatgagaataacttggacggtaccaaagaccaaatgcccaagtgtcaatcaagtttctatccaacaatcaaggtcggaattatcaactgattgaactacgcacaacctgtgatatttcaattatataaacaaatataatgcggaaaagaaataacacaaacatcagattttgttaacgaggaaaccgcaaatgcagaaaaaccctgggacctagttcagatttgaaaaccacactgtattaagccgatacagactctaccctactacaagttaactgcagactggaatgtagttgagccctaaccacgtctcacacagattaaggtacagtcgctttTCTTACGCCtatagaaccacgtcggattttgcacacttgattcccttaaatgatctcacccacaactaagaatttctacgacccaatgtcgaagacttaaaaacaaatctgtctcccacagatatgtttatcctttattctttttgttccgtcttttgatacaaatatcaaggtaaacaagaaccaactaataatccggtcttatacccCCAAAGAGCagtctagaaatattagtcacctcacaataacctaactgattaacaaaaaaagttattgaggaatcacaagagtcggagacgaagaacttttgtgattactttttatatcttacctatcggagataaatctcgagtaaatcttaaagaagataaaactcaatacgatagaacaagtaagacctggcttcaagaatcccaaatgaagtcttcaacttGATAACCTAATGATGGtcttggaaaacctaggttaaaggagaatgggaTCTAATTTGCAACTAGAACACAAGGAAGTGTCGGAATTAGGTTTCTTAGAtgctagagttgtcccttatatagtctttcaaattagggttgcttacaatcaaaactaagatagcttagtaacaaagcaattgatatgcATCGTTAGATAAACTCCTGATTTAagttcaagctaagtctgcttagaaattaagaaattaatctccaccgttagatggtcttagcttattacacacaaatgaaatatacttatatttagatatgggtaaccgtacctaaacgtgtatattgggttcGCTCAATAATAGTGAACCGAAGttggccatatgaacacttttggcttagccatattcatctaacacttatagatcaaatatgatgatcaatcaagatatatagataatcaaatgaatctaattgtgcttcaatagagttgttcaattgttcactatctcatagaaatattcatgaaaaaattgaaacgaaataggtttgattcgtgattgtacaaagtacttatacaagaatcagttcatgaacattaagtcacGGTTTggaaagttaatttgcattccttaaatcataaatgttttagttcatgagtatgagaatcatacattattGATTTTAGAAGTTAACCATTGCGTTCGCAAAATGGGTACGTGAACAACAGcttcggaccttggcctagtcaagccgttcgcaaacccggttcgcgaacaaccgttccggacccttctcaggtaaatccgttcgcatactaggtacgcaaataagagtttcggacctgaatcattacaaTACAGTTCgtatactgggtatgcataccgtgttgtatccacaTAGGCgatcgttctaaactcttatttcaatcattgaaacatccttagaagacgacaatggtaatcttacacatgccattagcttcaagtaattttcaagtgatcagatgtacgaaacttcccgagctaacatcaaatgactgtctcacacaaatcatgtaagatgttcaaggtaattttcacatgatcatcttttgacttaatatttagtttccaacaaataaattgtttccaactaaactcttcatgaatacgatgaacatagccaaagctaaaagctttcaacatgtatttcgagaaatagataagcgagataaactcgactcgaaatatcaaatgtgtataattaaaagtctatatagtggTGCGCGTCGTTTACGCAACAAATTAATTActtctttccacacaattaactggtaatataatggcaaggagttcgtccccacgaagagcagggagtttttaGCTGTTAAAGAGTAACCAAATGGGGGTTTTTAGATTTTCAAATTAAAGTAACTAATAAAACAGAATAATAAATATTAGTTTAAAACAATAAGGAGAAAGATGACTAGGGAATCATTCGCCGTCACTGAATCGAAGCCTAATTAAATgcaaatttatttcttgttgaacttatattgttaccaaccatagaataacaataagctTTGTTATCCCCCGGATTCCTACtgccactggatacggaagcgctcgactaccagattctattcaactaacCCACCAacaataagctctcaaggtgtaaattagtcgaatgctttacactctgtgaatcaggttgatcccagcatcagacgcataagctcggtctgcttactagtgttatctttacacacaattgcttaacaaaatccctctgtcagctcttgcgatttactactGTGTAAAGAGTTAatgtgacaattacacgtatcacataaccctaaactagtagaagaaatattgattggttaacttaattgattattttaaataacccctcaatattcttagacaatatcaataatataataaaacttgaaataaacgtgGTTAAAGAAAATACTGCTTCATagttcaggactttgaaatcatccctaatcaattAAAAGTTTAGCCAGCCATAATTAAAAAGTATCGGCAAATTAATAAAGAAGAAGGAACTGAAATAAAAGCTCTCTGTTTCTATCTCTCACACTGGTAAAGGAAGAAGTGAAAGAAGAAGTGAAGTTTTCTCTAACTTCAGCTTCTATTTATAGTAGTCTGATACCCCAGCTAATCCAAAAAGATATCGCACTGGAAAACATCATCCATCTCAATTGGTTTATGCGGTGCACTAAGAAAATGCCACGTCGCGCAAAAGTATTCTtgtttagggctgcacaacgggtagggtgggtaggatatggcctatacccgccaccctacccgtttattggcggttaagaaaatttttacccgccaaataatgaataggataggatacggttaaaaaactgacgggtagggtagggttggcgggtatgaatAGGGTATGTGCAtccctaggtagggtgggtaggatatgacctatacccgccaccctacccgtttattggcggttaagaaaatctttacccgtcaccctacccgccaaatagtggataaggtaggatacggttaaaaaactggcgggtgggataggattggcgggtatggaTAGGGTATTGCACCCCTATTCTTGTTTCTGATCGTGCGCCATCTTACCTCCCCCAATTTGTCTGCCAAATTCAGAATCTGTTGCATGAGAGAATAAGGCATTTGTCGTGGCGTAACGCGATGTATCTTTAAGAGACGAACTATGGCTTATAATCGGCTGCTTCTTCAATGGGTCCAGTAAAGAGGAACGTGTCTTCATGTGATCCGTCCATATACTCAGTTTCAATGATCCGTGTTCCAGTGGATTACTACCTTTCCCAACACGCGTCAATTACTTTGTCAGGCGCGTGTTTTCTGCTGTCAGGATTAATGCAAAGAGGCCCACCACCTGACCTCTTCCTCTATTCATTTTACTACACTTGTTGGCTGGGTCCACCAATGACGCCATTGTTTCTCACCCGCCAATTGCAGAAGCCCTTGCCGTCGACCAATCTCGTTACCATCACCAACGTAGCAGCTCCATTATCCTAAGATTGTTCTTCCATTTTCTCCAACAGAAACTGTCATCGATCACTGCTCCTCAACAGATCATAGTCATTGCTGggagtggcagcagcaacagTCCATCGCCAAACTTCATCGTCTCCGTGACTTTCTCGAACAGCAGCCACTCCATCGGACATCAATAATGGAAGCAAGCCATAACAATCATTCACCATCGACTGTCGTCTGTTCACAACATCATTGTTCATCACTTCCCTGCCGCGATCATCAACCCGAGCTCCAATGGTAGCAGCATCTCCCTGAACTTCATATCGAGCTCCATCATCACCGGTAATGGTAGCAGCTTCATCACTGGATCGAGCACCATCTCTGCTAAGCTCAATTTCATCTCTATATTCTTCCACCGATGATGATCATAACCCATCTCTCATCGAGCTCTCCATTATCATCACTGTCGAGCTCCTTAACAGTCATCAATGGCCGCAGCAGCATTAATCACGATATTGGCAGCACCGGAATAATCGAGTCTCTGAATTGAAACTCATCACCAAGCTCGGTTCAATGGGAACAACCAATAATTCTCTGCCAAACTCGAGTATGATTTGATTAATCAAAATCAGGATAGTACCCATGCTTTCTATCGTCCCCAGGAACCTAGTGATGTATTCAAATTCGAATGTCATTGCTGATCAAATCCATCACCATCgtgatcatcatgatgaccaccaTTAAGGACAGctcatgttcttcatgttcataatAAGGATTAAG
This DNA window, taken from Papaver somniferum cultivar HN1 chromosome 3, ASM357369v1, whole genome shotgun sequence, encodes the following:
- the LOC113359977 gene encoding uncharacterized protein LOC113359977; this translates as MKNAMQLNMISGFNINSIQISHLQFAYDTLVFLDVTEEEAHNLVIILQVFEAITGLKVNFTKSSVITIGADHSVAAIAEILKCKIEVLPLKYLGMAMGAASRSYNIWDSVIEKFQKKLAPWKRKFFTKAGRILLMHTSLSSLPIYYMSIFQMSVSIEKKLDQIMRYFLWGSSADKKRINWVAWDRACKPKKLGGLGIRNLGLTNKALLAKWS